Genomic segment of Ficedula albicollis isolate OC2 chromosome 3, FicAlb1.5, whole genome shotgun sequence:
CATTTCAGCATGGTGCAGTTTTTGCTTCCTCTAGACTGTGTAACCCTGAGAGATTGTACCTTCCAGTCTGAATAAAATGTTTGTAACAGATGTGGTGGCTTCTTATTACAAGTTCATTGAGTTTGATTTTATTCCTCTGGATTTCACTGGTTGTAGAAGGCAGAATCTTAGGTTTAACTTCCAAACCTGGAACAGATTCACTTTGTACTTAATGCATTGTATTTAAAATCAGTAGAATTTCACAGTAAGCCTGGCCATTGTCAAATGTCTCTCACGTGATCAAACAGCAGTTTATGCATCTTGAGCCTATTCTCTTCTTCACTGTGTGTTTCTTTGGAGTTAAAATGGCTATAATAGCTTCATCAAAAACAGTCTTCAGTCCTTTCTGTGTTAAAGCTGAACACTCCACATAGCAGTAGGCTCCTATCTGTCAAGAAAATAAGTTAATTCAATTGTAGTATGTCTCAGCTGTTCAATTCCATCTGGGCACTTctgctttcccccccccccccccccaacacccccccccccccccccccccccccccccccccccccccccccccccccccccccccccccccccccccccccccccccccccccccccccccccccccccccccccccccccccccccccccccccccccccccccccccccccccccccccccccccccccccccccccccccccccccccccccccccccccccccccccccccccccccccccccccccccccccccccccccccccccccccccccccccccccccccccccccccccccccccccccccccccccccccccccccccccccccccccccccccccccccccccccccccccccccccccccccccccccccccccccccccccccccccccccccccccccccccccccccccccccccccccccccccccccccccccccccccccccccccccccccccccccccccccccccccccccccccccccccccccccccccccccccccccccccccccccccccccccccccccccccccccccccccccccccccccccccccccccccccccccccccccccccccccccccccccccccccccccccccccccccccccccccccccccccccccccccccccccccccccccccccccccccccccccccccccccccccccccccccccccccccccccccccccccccccccccccccccccccccccccccccccccccccccccccccccccccccccccccccccccccccccatagcAACATTACAATGTTTGGCTGCAATCTGAAAAAGTTATCTGCATGTGCAACCCCCGtaggagaaaataagatttgTCTTTCATCCAAAAATCTGGAAGATATTTAAGTTGATAGGTTTCTATGGGAAACAGATAAGTTCTTTAGATTGGCAATGGAGGCCTAAGATATGGTTGGTAattaaagagcaaaaaataatcacatgATCCATTTGTGTTGCAAAAGTAAAGGCTCTGTAAGTGTCCTGATAAGTGTTATCCACACAGTAGTTACAATGGTAGGGTAATATTCTCAAATAACGTCCAAAAGATGCTTCCAGCATTTTGCTTGAACAGgagtggtcccttccaacctcagccaGCCTTATTATCTTTGTCTAATATTTATATGGCTTGTATAGCTTTTACAAGTGTGTACACTGAAAACTAGAACTATTACTGACAAGGAAGTGTAATTACATAGGTCTGCTTTTTCCTATATTCATTAATGTAAGTAAGTGTCGTTAACTGGTAAGCAGTCACAAGATTTCATAAGATATGCAAAAAGTGGTAAAGGAAGACAAAGTCAAGTAGAAATAGAggtgttttgttgttattattgttgttcTTTGTTACTTGGTTTCATTTAGGAGTATCCAGTTTACCTCTTTTGCTAATTTCTGTCCTTGCTCCACAGATACGGGCTTCTCTTTCATATCATTCAGTCTTGCCAGAGTCTTTGGGTCATCACGGAGATCAATCTAGCAAGAAAGATTGAAGTCATGCTGGAATACTTTCTCTAAACAAAAGTCAGCAGACAATATGATACcctctttttaaagaataattattcAGTGGATATTATCTCTATAGAAATGGAGTCATGTCATGATTCGGATCGTGGACCCTTCCTGATTCAAAACCCCTAAATTTAAGCTGTGAACCTTTAGTTCAGAAGTAAGAAACATTTATTCTGTAATCCAGCACTTCAATTAGATGTGATCGTCTTAGAATACTAAATGAAGTGGCAGAAGTATTAACCCAAAGGTAACACCAACATGTGGGTCACTTCATAAAGGAAGGCCAATCCACTACCCACAAGAAGCAAGAGGAAATTGTCTCACTTCTCCCCTTTTCCTATTTGCTTCAGCAAATATTGCATGTGACTAATAGTTGTAGACCCGAGTAATTCCAGTAACATGGGCACGATCACACAATTTTATTCCGTAAGTCACGTGCCTTTTTAGAAAGTCACATGGGAGACATGCAGCCCATCCTGCCACCCTGCTTACAAAGGACATAagtttgtttttataaatgGAGATAGCTCATTGGAGAACAACACATACTTATATTTTTCTGCCACCTGTAAGGGTTTTTCCTCCAAAGGCAGAAGGAGGTGCTGTTCAGGTCCTGTTGGGACTCAACTTCCAGCCCAGAGAAAAGGCCCTGTACAACGATCCTAATTGTTTAAATAAAGTAGAACAGAACCAAATATACCTGTGTTCCTACTAGTAAAAAGGGAACATTAGGTGCATATTCCTTCAACTCCGGTACCCACTCTTCCTtcacattttgaaatgaagCAGGGTTTACCACTGAGAAGCAGATAAGGAAGACATCGGTCATAGGGTAAGATAAAGGTCTCAGACGATCATAGTCTtcctaaggaagaaaaattctgttatCTGCAATATTAAATTGTTGCCTGTTTTTAACAGTTCTATTCAGAAACTGTAGTTGTATTTCGTTAAGGTTGTTGAGGCAAACTTTCTGAATGTTTAAAACTATTCCAGGTTAGTTAGTATCGCTGTTAGAGCAAAATCTATGTATGAAGATAACTATATGTGAAtataaatactttgaaaaatgtgttaATACTGATAGAAACTTGCTTCTCTACGAGAATATAAAGAAGATTACCATTCAAAAAGTTTtcacttaaagaaaaaaccaaaaggctTGTAGTTCAAACATACTTGCAGATCAAAGATTAATATTTGTAGAGAAATGAGCAGGTGTGACTGCTGTAGAGTCATCCCGATTATACAAAGCTAGGCTAGATTAAGGCTATTTGATGCAAATAAATGTTCTATTTTGGATCATACACACAGGTGATATATAAAGCCTTCCTTAgaattttctttatctcttaAAAACCTTGCAATCCTGTTCCTAATGTTCAGGGCAGTAAGAAGGATCAGAAGGGACCTCTTTTGTCTAGACTGTGCTTTCTATTAGAAAACCCAGCAAAGGATCAGATGGAACAGAAATTCAGTATCAAGAACACCATCAGTGGAATATTAATGCCtttgtttgttcgtttgttGGGAGTGTGGGGGAGGAGTTAGTGTGAAAAGATTATTTAGGGCATTTAGAGCTTCAGCATTTAAAGCCAGCAGTCCTATTGCTAGGGCATTCCATACTGTGGCAAGACAAGTACCTGGGAGCATTGCCTCTGCTGTAAGGCTCAGTTGTCTCTAGCAAGGGAGAAAGTGGATTTTTGCCCTATGTTTTAGCTAACAGTCAGAGGGAACATGCCCCAGCTTCTCTCTGCAAGGCTTCCTTTGGTCTTTGGCAGTGAACTAATGCCTTACCGTTCCTGCCATAgaattttggtggtttttgcaACATCAGTAACTAAGACTGAGCCCAGGCATTGCAGAGACACTGACTAATGCTGGATTTATACCTTCCATGGTAAACACCAGTTTATtagggctgctgcagcagtttccCTCTTCCCCATGTAAACTCCCCATCTTAATTAAATCTCACAAATATTGTTCATTAAACATAGAGACAGAAATGTAATTCAAGTCCATGTTTGAAATAAgccagaaaatttaatttttgtttccttggcaACAGCCACATTACCAGGTTATTAACCTCTAGTCACACCCTCAAAAACACCCTTCATTGATTTATTAGGTTTTAAACATGGTCactaaaatttcagaaaaagtgAGAACTTCCTCAGAACAGTTTCTGCTTGGCTCATCTTTTCATTTCGAAGTCAGCAGCTATGGGAAGAGAGCTGTTATTCTCATGAACTGGAGGAAAGACAAGCACAGGCAGAAATTCTGCAGTAGCAAGGAGGTGATCATTACCTGTCATACTCTTATGCCATTTTGAGTATCCACTCTAGTTTTGTACACAGGCTTGTCAATTAGCTAGAGCATGCTTAATTGTTGACATGGCTTCCCAATTTCAAAACCACAGTAACTGACAGCACTTTGAATCTAGGACATTTGACAGGCCTTTTCCCTGCCAGTGTCAGGCTCTTGTCCcgattttagaagaaaaaaactaacTCTGTCTTTTCCAAATCTGTGGACATTCATCATAGAGAGCAGAAATAACTTCAAAACATCAACGCAGGAAATTGAAACTTTTTGACACTCAGTTGGTTTTTTTAGGCATGTATTTTATGTTTCACTTCTACTGAATATAGCTAGATCTTGCTCAGGGTTGCACTCTGTTTTCTGGGGTGGAGATTAAAATCCTAAAAGAAGCTTCCCAACTACCAATTACTCTGTTCCCTGGAGTACAAAATTTGCATGAAAGAACACTCAGTGGATCTGTCAGTTGCTCTGAAATTCAGCTCTAAATTAACTTTGGGGTATTAGTGAATAaggtgtgtttttttaaaaatctagttAAAAGCTGTTATTTGTTCCTACCACCAAAGAGCTGCCATCCCTATACTCtacattttctaaaaatctcGTATCTGGATTAGGATAGCTAGAATACTGCCTGCACTAAATGCTGGAATGGAGAAAACATTTCACTGTCACCAGAAATTACTGTTAGTCCATTAACCTTAAAATAGCTCTTTAGTTAATCCATTTCAAATTACAGATGGACCTTTTATTCATAGCAAATATTAATCATTGTCTTAAAGCTAATCTCAGGTTGAActcctttcctgctcctgcatTTGTTTATGTGCCTTGATTTATATCTTGTCCCACTTGCACCGGGCAAGCTGTGGGTCCATCCAGCGTAATTAAGAAGTTAAGTGGAAGGCAAGTACAATGTGATTGGATACATCATGTACCATGGCCAGAGATGTGTGTGGTATTGCTACAGTGGCTTCACTGCATTTAAGCTTCCTTAAATTATCAGAGAATTTGGCTATACCtaccagtgctgctgcttgaaACATGTCAGTGCTCTCAGGCTCTCCTTTAAACCTTGTCTGTGCTCTGAACATCACGTTTGCATTGATACTAATAGTGACAGTAGTTCTAACAGTGCTTCCCACCACATGATTGGACTGGTCCTGAGTCCTCCTGGGAGGAAACCCTGCTTAAATTTTGTCAGCATCTAGTAGGCCATCTGTGCTTCAAGACTCCTTCTGCCTCCCAACAGCCCCTcagaaacagcaataaaacctAGAAACTTTCTCTGATGTATTGGGCCAATATAACTGCTACAATTGGTGGAAGAATCTGAAATACCAAATTAATTTAGACTGAATATTAGAGAAGCCTGGAAAAATCTTATTGCTTCAACTATAATTTATTCCCTGAATCTAGTGTAAGGGAAATAAATGTGGtttattctaaaattaaatgcaaCGGCAAAATTTATTATACTAGCCAGTCAACCTAAATTCTAATTTGAGTGCGTGTACACACCATACTATACAGCAATTAGACTAATTAGACAATCTGACTGGGGGAAGCACTGCATATGTAttcaggctttaaaaatatttaaggataTTTTAGGAATGTGAATAAGATGGGCAAGAAAGCCCCTAAGGATTGAAATAGTGTAAGTCTCAAAAACTCCAGGCTATGACAGTGAAACAGCTCATTCTCCAACATACTCTAGAGCTTAAAAAAATGGTTTGCTGAAGCAGGTGAATACAGAAAACACAAGGGCTGTAATAACTTCAGACAAAATTGGACACAAGAATGTTGATTTAATTAATGTTCTGTGGAGCTGTGATCTCTCTAAAAGACATgacactgcagcagggctgttcaTCATTTCCCTAGTATCCCTGTGGAAATCCAGGACAGCTGCAAGTAcacaacagaaatgaaaaaggagatGAGATGAAGGAACTAAAGTCTTGGCTTCTCAACTACAAATGGGGGGTTTTGTCTTTAGAGTGGAGAATGGAAATTAAGACTTTTAAATTACCATGTAGGCTGAAGGTTATGTCTAGCATTGCCTTTATCTTGGTTCCTTAAAATCTATCCTTCAggtctctttttctctgttacaGTACCTAATAATCTGCCTGAGATTTTCTGCTGCCTTGTACTTGAATACTGTATTTTGGATGGTGAAGAGGATGTGCTCTAACATGTCCAAAATCTGGCTATTTCCAACATTTACCTGTTCAGAAACAGAGGTCTTGAGAAACTTTTTGTATGCAGACCAAAGAATAGTATTGCATTCCACAGCTTTATAATATTCGTCATTTTATAGGTTTATTCAGACCAAAAGCAGAACACAGTGTCCTTTTTCAAGTCACGCATTTGACTTTGAGCTAATACCTTTGCCCAGTTCTATGGATATCAGCTAAGACACAGCTAAAAGCACACAAACTGTTCCAAATTCTGCCACTGACACAGTATGTAGTCCTGAGGAAATCATTATCCTCTCTCTATTTGCATCTTCCCATCTGTAGGGGTTTGCTAGCTTAATAATGCATTAGTCTTTGCAGAGCACTCCAAAAGCCTTTGATGTACACAGCTTATGTGCAGTGggatatttaaaacaaaaaaaatagactAAGTGGAGTATAGTAATTTCTGGACAACCTTCTTGACCCACAAAAAGCactatttccttttatttattggAACACTGAAGTGTGAGGCGCAGACATACAGAGGTTCTGTTACTCTAGAGACCTCGTAGCTCCCCCAGTTTATGGCATCACACTCATCCCAGCTTGAGTTGAAGTGATAGATGCAGACAGAGCTCCTTACCCCTCTGTCAGTAGTGCAAGACCACAGGCCTCCTACTCCTCTGGAATGGTATTAGTCTCTCTGTCCACTCTGGAGAGATGAAAGGCAACTAGTCCTTTGCAGCAATACCTTCCCACACCTTGACCAAGACCTTTGAGGAAGTCCGCGCCTCTCAGGTCTGCCATTGCAAGTCATGAAGACAATCTAGTTCCATCtggttgggttttatttccttgctagtgtttttaagaaaataggAGAAATCAAATTCTGGTATGTCATTAACACTGACTCAGGGGCCTAAGATGTGTCATGTTTTAATCTACAGTCAGTGTCTTGTTATGACAGAACCtaagtaattattttatgtgttttgcaACTTAAGAATGACATTTTAACAGTGCATCTTCAGTTGTTACACTCGCGTATCATTGATAAACCTATTTCTATTCTAAGAGGTATAAAGTAGATGggtgaaaacaaaataaagcaccACTGGAAGAAAAACTGGAGCTCAAAACCTCTGCATTTGTGATCTCTGTGTTAGTAACCATCTGTTGCTTTCACAGCTTACAACAGCAATCGTAAGAAGAAGTTCTCACTCCCAACCATCTGTTTTTAGAGGGGAAGCCAAAAATAGACATCAGGCAGAGCTGCTAGAGGAATCCAACCTTCATGCAGCAAAGGGTAATCACTACTGCTCAGAGGGGCTCAGCAAGGCAGAGTTTTGCAGAGTAAAATCCCAGGTAAAAGTCTTAAGTTTTAACCACTTCGTAGTAACAAGAGTCAGAAGTCCTCTCTCATTATGAATTGCCATATTTCaatatttgaaatgcatttcaaagCTGTCTTTCAAGactgcatttttcagttttcctcccTGAAAATAAGTGTCTCTTTCAGAAGGCCCCCTgtaatattttggaaaacaaaacaagtgaaCCATAATGACTGATGTACATAACATGTGGACTTAGCAATGGCTCAAAACTACCTCTGGACATATCTCGCCATCTCCCCCAAACTGTTTGGAATTaaaggctgggctgcagctttgcCATAAGCACCAGGCAAAGCCTCTGTCTGAAGGtttggaaagcagctgcttACTCCAGAAGCACACCAGGAAACAGACTTCACTGCGCTGAATCACCCTGTGGTTTCTGATTCTACAAGATGCTTGgtgggggaggagagagagggaagtgGCCTGTACTGCCCCATGCCAAGCACAAATTGCTTCCCTGGCTAAAAAACACTCTTCAAATGTTTCAGTCTATGCTGTGTAACACTGTCACCCTTTGCAAGGAAGGAGGGTGGAGCGTCCCCCAGGATTCCGgtttcctggca
This window contains:
- the RHOQ gene encoding rho-related GTP-binding protein RhoQ; this translates as MAHGSAAVMLKCVVVGDGAVGKTCLLMSYANDAFPEEYVPTVFDHYAVSVTVGGKQYLLGLYDTAGQEDYDRLRPLSYPMTDVFLICFSVVNPASFQNVKEEWVPELKEYAPNVPFLLVGTQIDLRDDPKTLARLNDMKEKPVSVEQGQKLAKEIGAYCYVECSALTQKGLKTVFDEAIIAILTPKKHTVKKRIGSRCINCCLIT